The genomic DNA TACACAGGTACCCGTTTCCCCCGATACTTGTCGAATAGCTGCACATGAAAGACAAAATCTCACTACATCATATCAACCAGTGACATCTAGATTATGTATCTGCATATCCATCTAAATGATCATACCTAGAAATCATGTTAACACGCCTTTGCACAATCATATTTATTGTTTAACTTTCAGTATTCAAGCAATAATTTCATCACTGCAGAGCATCCGAGCCTCCACATCATCTCATAAAGATGAATCAAGTTTGAAAGGTGTAATATAAGGGATTCTTAAACCAcatttctaattcaaaaaaaaaaatcatttcttaaATCATGTTTGCCGTGATACAGCATAGGCATTCAAACACATATATAAGTGACCAAATACTTCTCCACTTCTCAGCCAACAAACTAAATCAGTTAAACTAACTCATCTTGAGTTCAGGAAGAGAACACAGTCCTTAAATAACTTGGCATATGTAAAGTCAAATATTCTGACAAAAATGATTTCCAATTCTAACATCTATACAATCCTGTGTAACACAAAATCGAGATATGTTTCTATTCATTTATTGTATCATGCTGTGTCTCATGTAGATAAGATATTCTGAGTGTTCTACCACCACAGTTAGGCTATGTGTCACTGATTACTATCAACTCTTTCCTCATACTAACGTTTTGAGAGTACTGTGCAAACTTAATTATGGAGCTTCCCCACACTGAAAACTTAgtaattatcttaattttaacaattcttCTAGAAGAAGACAAACAGAAAATCAGTCTAATAATCATGTTAAGTTTTTAGGAATATGATATCCCATGTCTGGTCAAGATAGGACTCCCATCCTTACCAATACATATGACAACCTCCAGCTTATCATGAAATAAACAATCACATAATAGTTTGATTCTCTTGAGTgccacataaaaaaaaaaaagcacgaaaaaaaaaaaagcattcaCCTTTCAAATAAGCAACTAAGAAAATTTCacactcaaaaatatatttcctTATTTGATATCAGAGTAGGATTTCCTTCATTGCTTCTAACAAGAtggaattaaaaaagaaacattacACTTTGAGCCACTTATATTTACTAACATTAAGCCAGCGTTGATGaatcaaaaatcataaaaaatacattataaGAAAAATCAGCATGATCAGTATAATAAAACCCAAAATGAAGAAATCATTCTTTCACTATATCACTCTTTAGAGTTTCCTTCTATCACAACtccaagtaaaaaataatatatatttaaacaagaCTTAATATTCAAACAAAGTAGGTTTCACATTTCAGGACAAATCAATGAACTGATATGGTATAGAATTCAAAAAGTTGAACTCTATATATTCACAAGTCTACTTGCAATCTCTTATAAGAAATCTCACAATTGATAGACAATAATTTGAGTTCATGGATTAACATACCGATCTGACAAATGGTAGCTGGAATACCCAACCAAGAAAAGGTATCCTCTGAATGAAAACAGCAAGTGTTGGCCAGAAACCACTGcacataaaaatatcattagcAACTAGaattatttacaataaataaCTTACAGAGAAAGCATGAAGGATTCTACTAGACCTGAAGAGCACAATGAACCCATATGTCTCAAGAATCATTCCAAAAACTGGCCAACCAATAACAACAAAGAAGAAGCCAAGACCAAAAGAGATGGTTCCCTGTACAATCAACACAATCACAAGCAATTAAAAGAATGATAAAGATGGATGATGATGAATGAACAAAACACTCCACACTTAGAGAAACAAAAGGGGAGTAAgaaaatcaaaaccttaaagTTTTGACGTTTCATGAAAAACTGCATAGTGGACTTCAAACCAATGGATAGGGACACCCCTGACAAGAAGAGGATCTAAAGGCCACAATGGAATGtcattgttaataaaaaaatcattcagtaAATAAGCCGAAacataacaagaaaaataaaaacccaaaaatgacaagaaGTCTAACGAGACTTACATTTCCCATGGCCAGTAAACCTTTatcgaagaagaagatgattcccaagaatgagaaaaatatgCCAAAACCTGTCAAGCCTAGCCCAATCTCTGTTCCATTTTACATTaacaattattagttttaaaatctttCAAGGAAAAATAAGGACACCAATCATACCCCCAATTTCACATATAAATGCTTATTTTTGCCTCTCTTAGTTGGAAACATCAAACATATAGTTCCAAAtcgtgaaaatattttttcacagTCCCAACGTGCAAGTGAGATTAATTTTCAAGCTCTAAATTTTGGCAAAATTCTTCATGTCCAAGTTAAACATCATTCAATATTCCTGTCTTAAGCTAGTAAATAAGATTTATGTGATGATAACTTCACCATAACTATAGACCAATCCAGACTCAAAAATTAACTGGCAAACAATCAATTAGACGAAAGTAAATTAAAGCCgaaaatacaacaaaaacaactcgaaaaagcaactaaaaaaCAGTCCATCCA from Mangifera indica cultivar Alphonso chromosome 16, CATAS_Mindica_2.1, whole genome shotgun sequence includes the following:
- the LOC123198651 gene encoding vesicle transport protein GOT1-like — protein: MVSFEMNDRKKIGLGLTGFGIFFSFLGIIFFFDKGLLAMGNILFLSGVSLSIGLKSTMQFFMKRQNFKGTISFGLGFFFVVIGWPVFGMILETYGFIVLFSGFWPTLAVFIQRIPFLGWVFQLPFVRSLFDKYRGKRVPV